A DNA window from Gigantopelta aegis isolate Gae_Host chromosome 4, Gae_host_genome, whole genome shotgun sequence contains the following coding sequences:
- the LOC121370511 gene encoding rho-related GTP-binding protein RhoJ-like, whose product MRAGAMKYNKKKFVHCAILGDGMVGKTCLTLSYTQKAFMENYTATVFENYAVPLTVGGEEFVISMFDTAGQVGFESLRAYTYKESEVLLLCFSVCERQSFTSIVDLWIPEIKRHTKRRRPVILVGTQIDLRSGYEDQVSFEEGAKLSKEIGADCYIECSAQSREGLNAVFEHVIFSALKYRKKKSNIINRIFGLR is encoded by the exons ATGAGAGCTGGAGCTATGAAGTACAACAAAAAGAAATTCGTACACTGTGCCATACTGGGAGATGGCATGGTGGGGAAAACGTGCCTTACACTGTCGTACACCCAGAAGGCTTTCATGGAAAATTATACTGCCacagtttttgaaaattatgcag TGCCTCTGACGGTTGGGGGAGAGGAGTTTGTAATCAGCATGTTTGACACTGCAGGACAG gTGGGCTTTGAAAGTCTGCGCGCCTACACCTACAAAGAATCCGAGGTGCTGCTTCTGTGTTTCTCCGTCTGCGAACGACAATCCTTCACGAGTATTGTCGATCTTTGGATTCCCGAGATCAAGCGACACACAAAGCGGAGACGACCGGTGATCCTCGTCGGAACTCAGATTGACCTCCGGAGCGGCTACGAAGACCAAGTTTCCTTCGAAGAAGGCGCGAAACTGTCCAAAGAGATTGGCGCCGACTGCTACATTGAATGTTCGGCACAGAGCCGGGAAGGACTTAACGCCGTCTTCGAACACGTTATCTTTTCTGCCCTCAAGTACAGGAAGAAAAAAAGCAACATAATTAATCGCATCTTTGGACTTCGTTGA